A region of Nostoc sp. 'Peltigera membranacea cyanobiont' N6 DNA encodes the following proteins:
- the mfd gene encoding transcription-repair coupling factor → MSFSSIVRALARSPLTTEFISKLNRQQELRLNGISRLPKGLVASALAQAQGKDLFVVCATLEEAGRVYAQLEAMGWQTVHFYPTSEASPYEPFDPETEMSWGQMQVLADLVIGGWGLGTGDWGLGGQGGIIEKVTPLSVPNPHRPLSPEGAPSSPIPNPQSPIPSTGAKRPLAIVATQGALQPHLPPPEAFGQFCLTLKRGMELDLNVFSEKITILGYERVPLVEMEGQWSRRGDIVDVFPVSSEFPVRLEWFGDEIEQIREFDPATQRSAQGKVEQLILTPTSFAPIVMAALKNNSELAVMSYKLNSDSELSTENSSLLEGSRRFLGLAFEQPASLLNYLSENTLIAIDEPEQCHAHSDRWVENAEEQWRLGTGEESNQVPKIHRSFDECLADIAKFKTLYLSELSEENSGINLSSRSLPVTPHQFAKLAETIRQERDRNFSIWLLSAQPSRSVSLLQEHDCPAQFIPNPRDYQAIDKLQINHIPIALKYSGLAELEGFILPTYRIVIVTDREFFGQHSLATPGYIRKRHKATSKQVDPNKLRPGDYVVHRNHGVGKFVKLESLTINNEIRDYLVVQYADGLLRVVADQVGALSRFRAGGDKAPELNRMTGKAWENTKNKVRKAIKKLAVDLLKLYAARSQQQGFSFPSDMPWQEELEDSFPYQPTTDQLKAVQDVKRDMESDRPMDRLVCGDVGFGKTEVAIRAIFKAVTAGKQVALLAPTTILTQQHYHTLKERFAPYPVNVGLLNRFRSAEERRDIQKRLATGELDVVVGTQQLLGKGVMFRDLGLLVVDEEQRFGVNQKEKIKSLKTQVDVLTLSATPIPRTLYMSLSGIREMSLITTPPPTRRAIKTHLSPINSESIRSAIRQELDRGGQVFYVVPRVDGIEETTANLREVIPGARFAIAHGQMDESELESTMLTFSNGDADILVCTTIIESGLDIPRVNTILIEDAHRFGLAQLYQLRGRVGRAGIQAHAWLFYPKQRQLSDAARQRLRAIQEFTQLGSGYQLAMRDMEIRGVGNLLGAEQSGQMDAIGFDLYMEMLEEAIREIRGQEIPKVEDTQIDLNLTAFIPADYITDLDQKMSAYRAVATAKSKSELKLIAAEWSDRYGNLPVSANQLLRVMELKQLAKKLGFSRIKPEQKQHVVLETPMEEPAWNLLAANLPENLKTRFVYSPGKVTVRGLGVFKADQQLQNLIDAFGRMQGAIPEAAIV, encoded by the coding sequence ATGTCATTTTCTTCTATTGTGCGTGCCTTAGCGCGATCGCCGCTCACCACTGAATTTATTTCTAAGCTAAACCGACAACAAGAATTGCGGTTAAATGGCATTTCTCGATTGCCGAAGGGTTTGGTAGCTTCAGCATTGGCGCAGGCTCAGGGTAAGGATTTGTTTGTGGTTTGCGCCACCCTGGAAGAAGCTGGACGCGTTTACGCACAATTAGAGGCGATGGGATGGCAAACCGTACATTTTTACCCCACCTCCGAGGCTTCTCCCTACGAACCTTTTGACCCAGAAACTGAGATGAGTTGGGGACAAATGCAGGTATTGGCGGATTTGGTAATTGGGGGTTGGGGACTGGGGACTGGGGACTGGGGACTGGGGGGACAAGGGGGAATTATTGAAAAAGTTACTCCCTTGTCTGTTCCCAATCCCCATCGCCCCTTATCCCCAGAGGGGGCCCCGAGTTCCCCAATCCCTAATCCCCAATCCCCAATCCCCAGTACCGGAGCGAAGCGACCTTTGGCAATTGTGGCTACTCAAGGGGCGCTGCAACCACATTTACCACCACCAGAAGCTTTTGGGCAATTCTGTCTTACTCTGAAGCGAGGGATGGAATTAGATTTGAATGTCTTCAGTGAGAAAATAACTATTCTGGGGTACGAACGAGTCCCTCTGGTGGAAATGGAAGGACAATGGAGCCGACGGGGTGATATTGTTGATGTGTTCCCAGTTTCATCTGAGTTTCCAGTCCGGCTAGAATGGTTTGGCGATGAAATCGAGCAAATACGTGAATTTGACCCTGCAACACAACGTTCCGCTCAGGGTAAAGTTGAGCAGTTAATTCTTACCCCCACTAGCTTTGCTCCCATTGTGATGGCAGCACTTAAGAATAATTCTGAGTTAGCAGTTATGAGTTATAAGTTAAATTCTGACTCAGAACTTAGCACTGAGAACTCATCACTGTTGGAAGGTAGTCGTCGCTTTTTGGGGTTGGCTTTCGAGCAACCAGCATCTTTGCTAAATTATTTATCAGAAAATACCTTGATTGCTATTGATGAGCCAGAACAGTGCCATGCTCATAGCGATCGCTGGGTAGAAAATGCTGAAGAACAATGGAGACTAGGGACTGGGGAAGAATCTAACCAAGTACCAAAAATTCATCGGTCTTTTGATGAGTGTTTGGCTGATATTGCCAAATTTAAAACACTATATTTATCGGAACTGTCAGAGGAAAATAGCGGGATCAATCTTTCTAGCCGATCGCTTCCAGTTACGCCGCACCAGTTTGCGAAACTAGCTGAAACTATCCGCCAAGAACGCGATCGCAATTTCTCGATCTGGCTGCTTTCTGCTCAACCTTCGCGTTCTGTCTCGCTGTTGCAAGAACATGATTGTCCGGCTCAGTTTATCCCCAATCCCCGCGACTACCAAGCAATCGATAAGCTGCAAATTAACCATATTCCCATAGCTCTAAAATATTCTGGTCTTGCGGAACTAGAAGGTTTTATTCTGCCGACATACCGAATAGTAATCGTCACAGATCGGGAATTTTTTGGCCAGCATTCTTTGGCGACTCCTGGCTATATCCGCAAGCGCCACAAAGCTACTTCTAAACAAGTCGATCCCAATAAACTGCGTCCAGGCGATTATGTGGTTCACAGAAATCATGGTGTTGGTAAATTTGTCAAGCTGGAAAGTTTGACAATTAATAATGAAATCCGTGATTATTTAGTGGTGCAGTATGCTGATGGGTTATTAAGAGTTGTCGCCGATCAAGTGGGTGCTTTGTCTCGGTTCCGCGCCGGAGGTGATAAAGCACCGGAACTCAACCGGATGACCGGTAAAGCTTGGGAAAATACCAAGAATAAAGTCCGCAAAGCCATCAAAAAATTGGCGGTGGACTTGTTGAAACTGTATGCAGCGCGATCGCAACAACAAGGTTTTAGCTTTCCCAGTGATATGCCTTGGCAGGAAGAATTGGAAGATTCTTTCCCCTACCAACCCACAACGGATCAACTCAAAGCTGTTCAAGATGTGAAACGCGACATGGAAAGCGATCGCCCAATGGATCGCTTAGTTTGTGGCGATGTCGGTTTCGGAAAGACGGAAGTGGCGATTCGTGCTATTTTCAAAGCAGTCACCGCCGGTAAACAAGTGGCACTCCTTGCGCCAACGACGATTTTAACACAGCAGCATTACCATACACTCAAAGAACGTTTTGCACCCTATCCCGTAAATGTCGGTTTGCTCAACCGTTTTCGTTCGGCTGAAGAACGCCGCGATATTCAAAAGCGATTAGCAACGGGTGAACTAGATGTAGTTGTTGGTACACAGCAACTTTTGGGTAAAGGTGTGATGTTCCGGGATTTAGGACTGTTGGTGGTGGATGAAGAACAACGGTTTGGGGTAAACCAGAAAGAGAAAATTAAAAGCTTGAAAACTCAAGTTGACGTGCTTACCCTCTCCGCGACTCCCATTCCCCGGACTTTGTATATGTCTTTGTCGGGAATTCGGGAAATGAGTTTGATTACCACACCACCCCCAACTAGACGAGCGATTAAAACCCATCTTTCACCGATAAATTCTGAAAGTATCCGCAGTGCAATTCGTCAAGAATTAGACAGAGGCGGGCAGGTTTTTTATGTAGTTCCACGAGTAGATGGCATTGAGGAGACAACAGCCAATTTACGAGAAGTGATACCGGGCGCTAGGTTTGCGATCGCTCACGGTCAAATGGATGAAAGCGAGTTAGAATCAACCATGCTCACCTTCAGTAATGGTGATGCAGATATCCTTGTTTGTACGACAATTATTGAATCTGGCTTAGATATTCCGCGAGTCAACACGATTTTGATTGAAGATGCTCACCGCTTTGGATTAGCACAGCTTTACCAGTTACGCGGTCGTGTGGGACGTGCAGGTATCCAAGCTCATGCTTGGTTATTTTATCCGAAGCAACGGCAATTATCTGATGCAGCCCGGCAACGATTACGAGCAATTCAAGAATTTACTCAATTAGGTTCTGGATATCAGCTAGCGATGCGCGACATGGAAATCAGAGGTGTGGGTAACTTGCTAGGTGCTGAACAATCCGGTCAAATGGATGCCATCGGTTTTGATTTATACATGGAAATGCTAGAAGAAGCAATTCGGGAAATCCGCGGACAAGAAATTCCGAAAGTGGAGGATACCCAGATTGACCTCAACCTGACAGCATTTATTCCGGCAGATTATATCACCGATTTGGATCAAAAGATGAGTGCTTATCGGGCGGTGGCCACAGCTAAATCTAAATCAGAATTAAAGCTAATTGCAGCCGAGTGGAGCGATCGCTATGGTAATTTACCAGTCTCTGCAAATCAACTTTTGCGAGTTATGGAACTCAAACAGCTAGCAAAAAAACTCGGATTTAGCCGGATTAAACCAGAACAAAAGCAGCACGTAGTTTTAGAAACACCAATGGAGGAACCCGCTTGGAATTTGTTGGCGGCGAATTTACCAGAAAATCTCAAGACGCGCTTTGTGTATTCTCCTGGTAAAGTCACGGTGCGCGGGTTAGGAGTTTTTAAAGCAGATCAACAATTGCAGAATTTGATTGATGCTTTCGGGAGAATGCAAGGTGCGATTCCAGAGGCGGCTATTGTTTAA